From Candidatus Syntrophoarchaeum caldarius, the proteins below share one genomic window:
- a CDS encoding type I restriction-modification protein subunit M — translation MDRQQLKSKFKQACDLLRNEIASVNYIVQLSWMLFLKLYDELEDERELKAELKGEEYQRNIPPSYRWKDWIHKDWRSEELIDFINNKLFPFLSRLDGDGEKELIATIFSGKEIQNFLKDGYKLREVALLLDELKFRTREDIYVISALYEELLPEIGEMGKYAGEYYTPRPIIRLMVKIVNPRLGEKILDPFLGSSGFLIESYSHILKSIGVFTTKGTKILHDMFYGQDKKDIPYLIGIMNLLLHDLPTSHIYKVDTFADDIRKIQEKEKVDIILTNPPFGGKFDERFKVNFPVKSSNTELMALQYVMRKIKQGGRVGIVVPEGVLSNTTGPFVRVRKELLENYNVHTIVSLPKGVFTASGKTPVKTNLLFFDKTGPAEEIWYYEIQPPEEMKNFTKTRPMRDEDWQDCYEKWQNREVSENSWIVKIDGIDEETYELTPRNPNKLKEKEYRPAGEILEDVLREEKEVMELFEELQEILR, via the coding sequence ATGGATAGGCAGCAATTAAAATCAAAGTTCAAGCAGGCCTGCGATTTGCTGAGAAACGAGATCGCATCAGTTAATTACATAGTCCAGTTATCATGGATGCTTTTCCTTAAACTCTATGATGAGCTGGAGGATGAAAGAGAGTTAAAGGCAGAGTTGAAGGGTGAAGAATATCAGAGGAACATCCCTCCCTCATACAGATGGAAAGACTGGATTCATAAAGACTGGAGAAGCGAAGAGCTTATAGATTTCATCAACAACAAGCTATTCCCTTTTCTTTCCAGATTGGATGGTGATGGTGAGAAAGAGTTAATTGCCACTATTTTCAGCGGTAAAGAAATCCAGAATTTTCTAAAAGATGGCTACAAATTGAGAGAAGTGGCTTTACTCCTTGATGAGTTGAAGTTCAGAACAAGAGAGGATATTTATGTCATTTCTGCACTTTACGAAGAACTCTTACCAGAAATTGGAGAAATGGGCAAATATGCAGGAGAGTATTACACTCCAAGACCTATTATAAGGTTGATGGTAAAGATTGTTAATCCCAGACTTGGTGAAAAAATTTTAGATCCATTCTTAGGCTCTTCTGGGTTCCTGATCGAAAGCTACAGCCACATTCTCAAGAGTATAGGAGTTTTTACAACAAAGGGAACGAAGATTTTACATGATATGTTCTATGGACAGGATAAGAAAGACATCCCTTACCTTATAGGAATAATGAACCTTCTTTTGCACGATCTCCCAACATCTCACATTTACAAGGTTGATACTTTTGCCGACGATATAAGAAAAATTCAGGAAAAAGAAAAAGTGGATATTATCCTTACAAATCCCCCATTTGGCGGAAAGTTTGATGAGAGGTTTAAGGTTAATTTCCCCGTCAAAAGTTCTAATACTGAGTTAATGGCTCTGCAGTATGTGATGAGAAAGATAAAGCAGGGTGGAAGGGTTGGAATCGTTGTTCCTGAAGGCGTCTTATCCAACACAACAGGACCTTTTGTCAGGGTTAGAAAAGAACTTCTTGAAAACTACAACGTCCATACAATTGTTTCCTTGCCCAAAGGAGTATTTACGGCATCTGGAAAAACACCTGTTAAAACCAACCTTCTGTTTTTCGACAAAACAGGACCAGCAGAGGAGATATGGTACTATGAGATTCAACCTCCAGAAGAGATGAAAAACTTTACCAAGACAAGACCAATGAGGGATGAAGACTGGCAGGACTGCTATGAAAAATGGCAGAACAGAGAGGTAAGCGAAAATTCATGGATTGTCAAGATTGATGGGATTGACGAAGAAACTTATGAACTAACGCCAAGAAATCCGAACAAGTTGAAGGAAAAAGAATACAGACCAGCAGGAGAGATTTTAGAGGATGTTTTGAGAGAGGAAAAAGAGGTTATGGAGTTGTTTGAGGAGTTGCAGGAGATTTTAAGATGA
- a CDS encoding type I restriction enzyme EcoAI R protein, whose protein sequence is MLNEAETRAKLIDPKLHESGWSEDLIQRELKITEGRIIDEYGNRKEGVKPDYILFLERYFPIAVVEAKEEAKHHAAGIQQAKRYTGMLNVPFTYSTNGHKIEEYDFITKRQTTIDKFPSPQELWKRYSLWKFNKPLPFDKDENPLLYPYKVVQNKTPRYYQIAAVKNIIEAFLNGKKRILLTMATGTGKTYVAFQVAWKLYNTKKIRRVLYIADRVMLRDQACNKFFEPFGGAREVIKEGKAPKIRDIYFATYQTLYSEKNGKRLYQEYPPDFFDMVIIDECHRSGYGRWKEILDHFKDAVHFGMTATPKSDDDNRDTYAYFGTPVYVYSLGQGIDDGFLSPYKIHKIYVNIDKKGGISLTDVASEGAVIDTPEETEVKEFYSVGEFERSIILPDRTEAMTKKLAEILKIYGPTEKTIVFCVTKEHALDVVKVLQNELAYEIASTGVNADDFVVRIVDEEPNAIELAERMADSEYQIPVIAVTVDLLSTGVDIPPVKNIVFMKPIASKVLFKQIMGRGSRISEDANKFYFRIIDFVNATRLLDPWDLPPEEYIPDIPEGPFDYFIKGKVVDEEDGTPIANARITAKLGVNMVKPAKTNESGEFTIDGCPHSPVKVKVEAKNYKLREVSVDPIPFKDRIAVVIELKKRKPKEGKIVVKGIGVYIEEELYVEVEGKKLNKARYIEYAGENVRKKILTLDDLRKIWINKESRKKFLEDLKKKSINPELIAQLLDRPDADAFDVIAHVAFDAPILSRDDRAQALLNEKQQFINSFNETAKGVLLNLIEKYKIGGIDEISPEALESPDIQKIGKLKEIIDSFGGIDNLIHTLEGISQGLYEAGGVR, encoded by the coding sequence ATGCTAAACGAGGCAGAAACAAGAGCTAAGCTGATAGATCCAAAATTACATGAATCTGGATGGTCAGAAGATTTAATCCAACGTGAGTTAAAAATAACAGAAGGTCGGATTATAGATGAATATGGAAATAGAAAAGAAGGAGTAAAACCTGATTATATTCTATTTTTAGAGAGATACTTCCCGATAGCTGTTGTTGAGGCAAAAGAAGAGGCAAAACATCATGCGGCAGGAATCCAGCAGGCAAAAAGATATACGGGGATGCTAAATGTCCCATTCACATACTCAACAAATGGTCATAAAATTGAGGAATATGATTTCATAACCAAAAGGCAAACCACAATTGATAAGTTTCCATCTCCTCAGGAACTATGGAAGCGATATTCACTCTGGAAATTTAACAAACCACTTCCATTTGATAAAGATGAAAATCCACTTTTATACCCGTATAAGGTTGTTCAGAACAAGACCCCAAGATATTACCAGATTGCGGCAGTAAAGAACATTATAGAAGCTTTTCTGAACGGTAAAAAGCGTATTCTACTTACTATGGCGACCGGAACGGGTAAGACCTATGTTGCTTTTCAGGTAGCATGGAAGCTCTATAACACTAAGAAAATCAGAAGAGTACTTTATATTGCAGATAGAGTGATGTTAAGAGATCAAGCCTGTAATAAGTTCTTTGAGCCATTTGGTGGTGCAAGGGAGGTAATAAAAGAAGGGAAAGCTCCTAAAATCAGGGATATTTATTTTGCTACATATCAGACGCTCTATTCTGAGAAAAATGGAAAGAGGCTCTATCAGGAATATCCTCCTGACTTTTTTGATATGGTAATTATTGATGAGTGCCATAGATCAGGATATGGGCGATGGAAGGAGATTCTTGATCACTTTAAAGATGCGGTTCATTTTGGTATGACTGCCACACCAAAAAGTGATGATGATAACAGAGATACCTACGCTTATTTTGGTACGCCTGTTTATGTTTACAGCTTAGGACAGGGTATAGATGACGGATTTCTCTCTCCTTATAAGATTCATAAAATTTACGTGAATATTGATAAGAAAGGCGGAATATCTCTTACTGATGTAGCAAGCGAAGGTGCTGTTATTGATACTCCTGAAGAAACAGAGGTTAAGGAATTCTACTCGGTTGGAGAGTTTGAGAGAAGCATAATTCTACCTGATAGAACAGAAGCTATGACCAAGAAACTTGCTGAAATACTGAAGATTTACGGTCCAACAGAGAAAACAATCGTTTTCTGTGTGACAAAAGAACATGCCCTTGACGTTGTAAAGGTTCTGCAAAATGAATTAGCTTATGAAATTGCTTCAACCGGTGTAAATGCCGATGATTTTGTTGTTAGAATAGTTGATGAAGAACCAAACGCAATAGAGCTTGCTGAAAGGATGGCAGATTCTGAATATCAGATACCTGTTATTGCCGTGACTGTGGATCTATTAAGCACAGGAGTTGATATTCCTCCTGTGAAAAATATTGTTTTTATGAAGCCCATTGCATCAAAGGTACTGTTCAAGCAGATTATGGGTAGAGGGAGCAGGATAAGTGAGGATGCAAATAAATTCTATTTCAGAATAATAGACTTTGTAAATGCAACCCGTCTTTTGGATCCATGGGATTTACCACCCGAGGAATACATACCAGATATCCCAGAGGGGCCTTTTGATTACTTCATAAAGGGAAAAGTTGTGGATGAGGAGGATGGAACACCTATTGCTAATGCAAGAATAACAGCAAAATTGGGCGTCAATATGGTAAAACCGGCCAAAACTAATGAAAGTGGAGAATTCACTATTGATGGTTGCCCACATTCGCCAGTAAAAGTAAAAGTTGAAGCAAAGAACTATAAACTCAGGGAGGTAAGTGTAGATCCCATTCCATTTAAGGATAGGATAGCTGTTGTAATTGAATTAAAGAAGAGAAAACCTAAAGAGGGTAAAATAGTTGTTAAAGGTATCGGTGTTTACATCGAAGAAGAGCTATATGTTGAAGTAGAAGGTAAGAAACTGAATAAAGCGAGATATATTGAGTATGCCGGAGAAAATGTGAGGAAAAAGATTCTTACGCTTGATGATTTAAGAAAAATCTGGATAAATAAGGAGAGCAGAAAGAAATTCTTGGAAGATTTAAAGAAAAAGAGTATAAATCCAGAGTTAATAGCTCAGTTGCTTGATAGACCTGATGCAGATGCCTTTGATGTTATTGCTCATGTGGCTTTTGATGCTCCAATTCTGAGCAGAGATGATAGGGCTCAGGCATTGTTAAATGAAAAACAGCAATTTATTAACTCCTTCAATGAGACCGCCAAAGGGGTTTTACTGAACCTTATAGAAAAATACAAGATCGGTGGCATTGATGAGATCTCCCCAGAAGCTCTGGAATCCCCAGATATCCAGAAAATCGGTAAATTGAAGGAAATTATTGATTCCTTCGGTGGAATAGACAATCTCATACATACCCTTGAAGGCATTTCTCAAGGTCTCTATGAGGCTGGTGGTGTTAGATAA
- a CDS encoding iron-sulfur binding protein — translation MSSIGSHNIIELLNCLRCGRCRTVCPTLESEGWESMGPRGRIMLGLNYLEKTKWIEGTEKSIYTCTTCQACSNICPSDVEVESIVESMRRAYLKDCVDNRRINEMYEAISVFGNPMSDKRSRRAWLEGIDGISLKKRSDIVYFVGCLPSYRSVDVAASTLRILSDYGISLLDDEKCCGSPLFRMGMNPPTFDSNIRQIEESGAEIILTSCAGCYKTLKNDYELECKVIHTAEFFHEHLDEIDPGKLDLTVTYHDPCHLGRGGGVIDEPRAVIERICGLSEMKRNRELSGCCGGGGGVRSGYHELSTSIAERRLDDLPPDVDLIVTACPLCLINLADVGGKVIDLSELIERSKM, via the coding sequence ATGAGCTCTATTGGATCGCACAATATAATCGAACTCTTGAACTGTCTCAGATGCGGCAGGTGTCGCACTGTATGTCCAACGCTTGAATCAGAGGGCTGGGAGTCGATGGGGCCCAGAGGAAGGATTATGCTTGGTTTAAACTATCTTGAAAAGACAAAATGGATCGAAGGCACAGAAAAGAGCATCTACACATGCACAACCTGTCAGGCGTGCTCAAATATCTGCCCATCTGACGTCGAGGTTGAATCGATCGTTGAGAGTATGCGCCGGGCGTATCTGAAAGATTGCGTTGATAATAGACGGATCAACGAGATGTATGAGGCTATAAGCGTATTTGGAAATCCAATGAGCGATAAGAGATCGAGACGGGCGTGGCTTGAAGGGATTGATGGTATCTCACTTAAGAAGAGGTCTGATATTGTCTACTTTGTTGGATGTTTACCTTCCTATCGATCGGTTGATGTTGCGGCATCAACACTGAGGATTCTCTCTGATTATGGAATATCACTCCTTGATGATGAAAAATGCTGTGGTTCGCCACTCTTTCGGATGGGGATGAATCCACCAACTTTTGATTCAAACATCAGGCAGATTGAGGAGAGCGGGGCAGAGATTATCTTAACGAGCTGTGCTGGATGCTACAAGACACTCAAGAACGATTACGAGCTTGAATGTAAGGTTATTCACACAGCAGAGTTCTTCCACGAGCATCTTGACGAAATTGATCCTGGAAAGCTCGATCTCACCGTAACCTACCATGATCCATGCCATCTCGGGCGAGGAGGGGGGGTGATAGATGAGCCACGAGCGGTGATTGAGCGAATCTGTGGTTTAAGCGAGATGAAACGGAATCGGGAACTTTCAGGATGCTGTGGGGGCGGTGGTGGGGTTAGATCGGGATATCATGAACTCTCAACCTCGATTGCAGAAAGGAGGCTCGATGATCTACCACCTGATGTGGATCTGATCGTTACAGCCTGTCCATTGTGCCTCATCAACCTGGCTGATGTCGGTGGAAAGGTTATAGATCTCTCAGAGCTTATCGAGCGATCAAAAATGTGA